CGGCTTCGGTGACCGCCGCAAGGCCACCCTGCAGGACATCGCCGTGCTCACCGGCGGCCAGGTCGTCAGCCCGGAGATCGGCCTGAAGCTCGACCAGGTCGGCCTGGAGGAGCTGGGCCGCGCCCGCCGCGTCGTCATCACCAAGGACGACACCACGATCATCGAGGGCGCCGGCGAGCGCATCGAGGTCGAGGGCCGGATCGCGCAGATCCGCGCCGAGATCGACCGCACCGACTCCGACTGGGACCGCGAGAAGCTGCAGGAGCGTCTGGCCAAGCTGGCCGGTGGCGTCTGTGTCATCCGCGTCGGCGCTCACACCGAGGTGGAGCTCAAGGAGAAGAAGCACCGCATCGAGGACGCCGTCTCGGCGACCCGCGCGGCCATCGAGGAGGGCATCGTCGCCGGCGGCGGTTCGGCCCTCATCCACGCCGTCTCGGTGCTGGACGACAGCCTGGGCCTGACCGGCGACGAGGCGACCGGCGTCAACATCGTGAAGCGCTCGGCCTCCGAGCCGCTGCGCTGGATCGCCGAGAACGCCGGCCTCGAGGGCTACGTCGTGGTCGACAAGGTCCGCCAGGGTGGTCCGGGCACCGGGTTCGACGCTGCTGCCCAGGTGTATGGCGACCTGCTCGCCAAGGGCATCATCGACCCGGTCAAGGTCACCCGGTCGGCGCTGATCAACGCCGCCTCCATCGCGTCGATGGTTCTCACCACCGACACGCTGGTCGTGGACAAGCCGGAGCCGGCCGAGGAGCCCGCGGCCGGTCACGGTCACGGCCACGGCCACTGATCCGTCACTGATCCGGTACTGAAAAAGCCCGGCCCCGTTCCGGGGCCGGGCTTTTTCAGCTGGCCGCCAGCGACTCGTCCCGCTCCTGCGCGTACGTGCTCTCCCGTTCGTCCTCGGTCAGACCGCCCCAGACCCCGTAGGGCTCGCGGACCTGCAGGGCGTGGTCGCGGCACTGCTCCATCACGGGGCAGCGGGCGCACACGGACTTCGCCGCGACGTCCCGCTGGCGGCGGGCCGGGCCGCGCTCGCCCTCGGGGTGGAAGAAGACCCGCGGATCCGCGGTCCGGCAGGCGCCGTCGAGCTGCCATTCCCACAGGTCGGCGACGGGCCCGGGAAGACGAGAAATCTCAGCCATCATGGACACACCATTCCGATCGAAGAACCTGACCCCGGGTTTCGGGGTCGTGTGTTGGTCGCGTGTTGGTCGTGTGATGGAGGGGGCTCCTCCAGTCCCGGCAAGAGATGCATCGGTCCGCCTCGGGGCGCGCTTGACGCTTCGGTGAACTACCTTTGAAGCGGTTCTCCCGGAGATTGCAACGGTTCGGGCGCTGCTCAAGTAGGATCGTTGCACCGCTTGTTCGGCTGGGGCGGCATCGGGGGACGTTCTGAGTTAGTGTCTGTGTCTCTAGTGCCAGGGGGCGGGTGAAGTGTCAGAAACGTCTCGGCAGGCAATGACCCGAGCTGAAGAGCCCGCCCAAGGTCGGAATGAGGTGACGGAGGCGATCTCTACGCCGCCCTCGCCCACGCTCACGGTGGCCGCCGTGGCCCGACGTCTCGGCGTCGCCCCGCCCACCCTGCGTACCTGGGACCGTCGCTACGGTCTCGGTCCCTCCGCGCACACCGCCGGTGCCCACCGCCGTTACTCCCCGGCCGACGTGGCCCGGCTCATGGTCATGCGCCGGCTCACCCTGGAAGGGGTGGCCCCGAGCGACGCCGCGAAGATCGCGCTCGCCACGGCGCTCACCCCCGAGGGCCGCCCCGTGCAGCCCGACGACGACCACACCCCGGCCGAGGGTTTCGACGCGTCCCACCTCGACCCGGACGCGGGCGGCCGGCCCCTCGACACCCCCCGTGACTTCGCCCCCGGCGCCGACCGCTACCCGCCCGGTTCGTTCCTCGACGAGGTCGACCTGGACCCGGGTTTCGACAAGACCTTCGACAAGAGTCTCGACGAGCCGG
The Kineosporia sp. NBRC 101731 genome window above contains:
- a CDS encoding WhiB family transcriptional regulator, which codes for MAEISRLPGPVADLWEWQLDGACRTADPRVFFHPEGERGPARRQRDVAAKSVCARCPVMEQCRDHALQVREPYGVWGGLTEDERESTYAQERDESLAAS